The region TTTCTCTACCCCAAAAATGCCAAGCCGTCTCTCGTTCTCTTCACTCAGGCACGCTCCGTTATTGATAACCCGAAGGCAAAGACTGGCATGTCTGTCATTCTGCTTGAGGATATTCGCTGGCGTCGCCGGGATATCAAGACCGTCGGGCTCCTCGCCCAGTCGATGGCGAAACAGGCTGCGTTTGAGGCGGGTGCCGACGATGCCTGGATGCATCAGGATGGTTTCATTACCGAAGGCAGTTCCAACAATGCCTATATCGTCAAAGATGGCACCATCATCACGCGTCACCTGAGCAACGATATCCTGCACGGCATCACCCGTAAGGCTGTTCTCGCACTGGCGAAAGAAACCGGCATGCCGATTGAAGAGCGCGCCTTCACCCCGGACGAAGCAAAGGATGCAGATGAAGCCTTCGTCACCTCTGCCTCAACCTTTGTCATGCCTGTGGTCAAGATCGACGGCAGCGACATAGGAACCGGAACACCTGGCCCTATCGCCACTCGTCTGAGAACCCTCTATATCGAAGAAGCCCTGAACAGCATCAAGGACTAGGACCGGCCTAGCTTCCGAACATCTTCACTGCGATACCGGCCTTTTCCAGTCGGTTTCGCAGAGCGGATGCCATGGCAACCGCTGCCGGATTATCTCCATGGACGCAGATGGTTTCCGGCTTGACGGGCGTTCTCACACCATTGATGGACGTGACCGCCTGATCATCAATCATCTTCAGCACACGGTCCGCCGCCATATCAGCATCATGAATGACAGAACCCGGCACTGACCGGGATACAAGGGTTCCGTCATCATTATAGGCACGGTCAGCAAAGACCTCACGGGCGATATTGCCGCCCTGCTCCAAAGTGGCTTTTTCAAGTGCGGTTGACGCCATAGCGACAACGTAAAGGTCTGGATCAACGGCCCGTGCCGCTTCCACATACATATCCGCCAGGGCCTTGTCACGGCTGGCCATATTGGCAAAGGCGCCATGCAGTTTGACGTGGCGGACGTGCGCACCATTGACCCGGGCCATGGCCTGGATTGCGCCGA is a window of Coralliovum pocilloporae DNA encoding:
- a CDS encoding D-amino-acid transaminase; the encoded protein is MSRIVYVNGDYLPEEDARISVFDRGFLFADGVYEVSSVLNGRLIDNEGHLVRLRRSLNELNMPAPASDADIEEIQNELIKRNNVEEGGVYLQVTRGAADRDFLYPKNAKPSLVLFTQARSVIDNPKAKTGMSVILLEDIRWRRRDIKTVGLLAQSMAKQAAFEAGADDAWMHQDGFITEGSSNNAYIVKDGTIITRHLSNDILHGITRKAVLALAKETGMPIEERAFTPDEAKDADEAFVTSASTFVMPVVKIDGSDIGTGTPGPIATRLRTLYIEEALNSIKD
- a CDS encoding LamB/YcsF family protein — translated: MTSSIDLNVDLGESYGPWVMGHDAEMLDIVTSANVACGFHAGDPQVMDKTIRMCQAKGVGIGAHPGFRDLHGFGRYEIQGIPHDVLSRDIIYQIGAIQAMARVNGAHVRHVKLHGAFANMASRDKALADMYVEAARAVDPDLYVVAMASTALEKATLEQGGNIAREVFADRAYNDDGTLVSRSVPGSVIHDADMAADRVLKMIDDQAVTSINGVRTPVKPETICVHGDNPAAVAMASALRNRLEKAGIAVKMFGS